A single window of Apodemus sylvaticus chromosome 4, mApoSyl1.1, whole genome shotgun sequence DNA harbors:
- the Ptgfr gene encoding prostaglandin F2-alpha receptor yields the protein MSMSMNGSRQPVSPAAGLIANTTCQTENRLSVFFSIIFMTVGILSNSLAIAILVKAYQRFRQKSKASFLLLASGLVITDFFGHLVNGGIAVFVYASDKDWTRFDQSNILCSIFGISMVFSGLCPLFLGSAMAIERCIGVTNPIFHSTKITSKHVKMILSGVCMFAVFVALLPILGHRDYQIQASRTWCFYNTENIEDWEDRFYLLFFSLLGLLALGVSFSCNAVTGVTLLRVKFRSQQHRQGRSHHLEMVIQLLAIMCVSCVCWSPFLVTMANIAINGNNSPVTCETTLFALRMATWNQILDPWVYILLRKAVLRNLYKLASRCCGVNIISLHIWELSSIKNSLKVAAISESPAAEKESQQASSEAGL from the exons ATGTCAATGTCCATGAACGGTTCCAGACAGCCAGTGTCTCCTGCAGCTGGACTCATCGCGAACACCACGTGCCAGACGGAGAACCGtctttcagtatttttttcaATCATCTTCATGACAGTGGGGATTTTATCTAACAGCCTGGCCATCGCCATTCTCGTGAAGGCGTACCAGAGATTCAGACAGAAGTCCAAGGCTTCCTTCCTGCTTTTGGCTAGTGGCCTGGTGATCACGGACTTCTTTGGCCACCTCGTCAATGGAGGGATAGCTGTGTTTGTATACGCTTCTGATAAAGACTGGACCCGCTTCGATCAGTCAAACATCCTGTGCAGTATTTTCGGAATCTCCATGGTCTTTTCTGGCTTGTGCCCGCTCTTCCTAGGCAGTGCGATGGCCATTGAGAGGTGCATAGGAGTCACCAATCCTATATTCCACTCTACGAAGATCACATCGAAACACGTGAAAATGATTCTGAGTGGCGTGTGCATGTTTGCTGTCTTCGTGGCTTTGTTGCCCATCCTCGGACACCGAGATTATCAAATCCAAGCGTCCAGAACCTGGTGCTTCTACAACACGGAGAACATCGAAGACTGGGAAGACAGATTTTATCTCTTGTTCTTTTCTCTCCTCGGACTCTTAGCTCTCGGAGTTTCATTCTCGTGCAACGCCGTCACGGGAGTCACACTCTTAAGAGTGAAGTTCAGAAGTCAGCAGCACAGGCAAGGCAGGTCTCACCACCTGGAGATGGTCATCCAGCTCCTGGCCATAATGTGTGTCTCCTGCGTCTGCTGGAGTCCCTTTCTG GTAACAATGGCCAACATTGCAATAAATGGAAATAATTCCCCAGTGACCTGTGAAACGACACTTTTTGCTCTCCGAATGGCAACATGGAATCAGATCTTAGACCCCTGGGTCTATATTCTGCTACGGAAGGCTGTCCTTAGGAACCTGTACAAGCTTGCCAGTCGCTGCTGTGGGGTGAACATCATCAGCTTGCACATCTGGGAACTCAGCTCCATTAAGAATTCCTTAAAGGTTGCTGCTATTTCGGAGTCTCCGGCTGCAGAGAAGGAGAGTCAGCAAGCATCCAGTGAAGCTGGCCTGTAA